Proteins encoded in a region of the Granulicella sibirica genome:
- a CDS encoding PadR family transcriptional regulator: MAEERIELPQGTLDLLILKALALESMHGWAISERLQQISREALQVQQGSLYPALHRLQRRAWIKAQWAMSENNRRAKYYALTPHGRKQLGIEINAWRKLTSAVGHVLDMA, from the coding sequence ATGGCTGAAGAACGGATCGAACTTCCACAGGGGACGTTGGACTTGTTGATTTTGAAGGCGTTGGCGTTGGAGTCGATGCACGGCTGGGCGATTTCCGAGCGGCTACAGCAGATCTCCAGGGAGGCGCTGCAGGTGCAGCAGGGCTCGCTTTATCCGGCTTTGCATCGACTGCAGCGTCGTGCCTGGATCAAGGCGCAGTGGGCGATGAGTGAAAACAACCGTCGTGCGAAGTACTACGCGCTGACTCCGCATGGCCGGAAACAATTGGGTATTGAAATCAACGCCTGGCGCAAACTGACGTCCGCGGTAGGCCATGTTCTGGACATGGCATAA
- a CDS encoding DUF4331 family protein, translated as MADHNDPNAVNTIFSDVDVSAADLYDIFGFPSADHTHGESVVMALTFAAVPKAGELDADMLYRMRMAPDTRIQRTPKEDHSLEGLLTYVDGVKDKYESILHPFEVRVSVDVNQKASIRFINFPGGSFSQTIDTNQVTELTAPGGQTIKVYIGGRDDAFFNDLPGFFRSINYAPQFYHVPHTMTDARELKIPKTLLELEGNDLFNSDPAFPDWGHGFKKDLPVTPLTWSGDRFKKDAEGNYQFVYSGKDAQAGKNINAIILEVPLTYLTATPEVHRIVNVWGESWVRKAAGKVEDIPDHPLLLEHPWSFVEQAKLDEELKAYKLVDTDGQAFADAALSERENSRQMGANNFWLAPHFVKRLGHLGWGFGPSISALGVATAFDHDNSPVSVYKTYDLVVEAFPRVQKLLFQELNMPDDSWNPKKLNIPLRRPVEIFIPNVCSIDMDTTGTWPFGRRPEDQVATRFLSLFLDMTASFKGIRYHVDIMNNQALWDAVPIQPKTPPNPLQNDKAFLPDFPYIAAPW; from the coding sequence TTGGCAGACCACAATGATCCGAATGCAGTGAATACGATCTTCTCCGATGTCGACGTCAGCGCTGCTGATCTTTATGACATCTTTGGCTTTCCTTCAGCGGACCATACCCATGGAGAGAGCGTCGTAATGGCGCTTACCTTCGCGGCTGTGCCCAAGGCAGGTGAACTGGACGCTGACATGCTCTACCGCATGCGGATGGCCCCGGATACTAGAATTCAGCGCACGCCGAAAGAGGATCACAGCCTGGAAGGGCTGCTCACCTACGTCGACGGAGTGAAGGATAAGTACGAGAGTATTTTGCATCCGTTCGAAGTTCGTGTGTCCGTCGATGTGAATCAGAAGGCTTCAATACGGTTCATCAACTTTCCTGGCGGAAGCTTTTCGCAGACGATCGATACCAACCAAGTGACGGAATTGACCGCGCCAGGGGGGCAGACGATCAAGGTCTATATCGGCGGGCGCGACGATGCCTTCTTCAACGACCTGCCGGGATTCTTCCGGTCCATCAACTATGCGCCGCAGTTTTACCACGTTCCGCATACGATGACGGACGCCCGCGAACTGAAGATTCCCAAGACCCTGCTTGAGCTTGAGGGGAATGATCTTTTCAACTCTGACCCAGCTTTTCCTGATTGGGGTCACGGGTTCAAGAAAGACCTGCCAGTCACCCCGTTGACTTGGAGCGGCGATCGCTTCAAGAAAGATGCGGAAGGCAACTACCAGTTTGTCTATTCAGGCAAGGATGCCCAGGCCGGGAAGAATATCAACGCGATTATTCTGGAAGTGCCCCTCACCTACCTCACGGCGACGCCGGAGGTTCACCGCATCGTGAACGTGTGGGGTGAGAGCTGGGTTCGGAAGGCTGCTGGCAAGGTGGAAGATATTCCAGATCATCCTCTTCTGCTCGAGCATCCATGGTCCTTTGTGGAGCAGGCGAAGCTGGATGAAGAGCTTAAGGCGTACAAGCTGGTTGACACGGATGGCCAAGCCTTTGCGGACGCAGCTCTCAGTGAGCGCGAGAACAGCCGTCAGATGGGAGCAAATAATTTTTGGCTCGCTCCGCACTTCGTCAAGAGACTCGGCCATCTCGGCTGGGGCTTCGGGCCATCGATCAGCGCGCTTGGGGTTGCGACCGCCTTCGATCACGATAACTCACCCGTATCGGTTTATAAGACGTATGACTTAGTTGTTGAGGCGTTTCCACGTGTGCAGAAGCTTCTCTTCCAGGAGCTGAATATGCCCGATGATTCGTGGAATCCGAAGAAGCTCAACATTCCACTCCGTCGGCCGGTCGAGATCTTCATCCCGAATGTCTGCTCGATCGATATGGACACGACCGGGACATGGCCCTTCGGAAGAAGGCCGGAGGACCAAGTCGCGACGCGCTTTCTGTCGCTGTTTCTTGACATGACCGCGAGCTTCAAGGGTATCCGGTACCACGTCGATATCATGAACAACCAGGCGCTTTGGGATGCGGTGCCTATTCAGCCAAAGACGCCAC
- a CDS encoding ABC transporter permease — translation MLSDLLYRLRALFRGKQMDTEVDDELRYHLEREAEKYRRAGFHSNEAVRRARVALGGHEQIKQQSRDSRGTKFFEEILQDLRYAMRSFARTPGFTALIVLSLAIGIGANTAIFSVTSTLLLKPLPYPAPDRIAILWLRSPGIGIPQDWPSPGQYHDIATQNHVFQDTALAIGGNFTLTERTKAMKVDGIQAMSSLLPMLGAKPMLGRIFLPEEDQPGKPATVVLTYGFWQREFAGDPSIVGRAITLDGEPHTVVGVLSSGFRLNHEALPTISGIEKPEFFMPLDDDGKNPSNYGSENYNILARVKPGVTMQQAQSDIDVIAGRLRQEKHRDRSFTISVVPLIEQVVGNVRAAVLILFGAVALVLLIACTNVANLLLSRAAVRQREIAIRAALGAGRVRMVRQLLTESILLSLMGGVAGLAISALSIFIARKMHPGNIPRLEELGMDFRVLGFTLVISLLTGVLFGLVPALRASRVDLTANLKAGGKGSLSGGLSIRHDKVRGTLVIAELAISLPLLVGAGLLVRSFVRLANVPPGFNPQHVVSMNVGAYGPKFKDPITRVQFYQQLAKRVSRLPGVTATGAVSALPLTSTVGWGGMHIEGYVPPANEPELQVDQRSSTPPYFSTMQIPLIRGRMFAETDTDKMPPVAIIDQKMADRFWTHGDAIGKRIRRSEDSLWITVVGVVGVVKEYGLDTDSRMVVYYPHAQVRNGSLYVVARTTSDPGATTAAIIHLVNAIDPDVPVYDVVTMEQRVQDSMARQRFAMTMLSGFAGFAMILAVIGIYGVMSFLVTQGTGDIAIRMALGARRASILSLVFQQGMRLALAGAVVGLVGAFGLTRMMSSLLFDVTPTDPFTFLSVLSLLLVVALSACLFPAGRAMRIDPMVALRAE, via the coding sequence ATGCTCAGTGATCTGCTGTACCGTCTCCGTGCGCTGTTCCGCGGCAAGCAGATGGATACCGAAGTCGATGACGAGCTGCGCTACCACCTTGAGCGCGAAGCGGAGAAGTATCGCCGCGCAGGCTTTCATTCCAATGAGGCGGTGCGACGAGCACGTGTGGCGTTGGGCGGACATGAGCAGATCAAGCAGCAATCTCGCGATTCGCGCGGCACGAAGTTCTTCGAAGAGATCCTACAAGATCTTCGCTATGCGATGCGATCCTTTGCAAGGACGCCCGGCTTCACGGCGTTGATTGTGCTTTCCCTGGCCATCGGCATCGGCGCCAACACGGCAATCTTCAGTGTCACCAGCACGCTGTTGCTCAAGCCGTTGCCCTATCCCGCTCCGGATCGAATTGCGATCCTGTGGCTCCGCTCGCCGGGCATTGGTATTCCGCAAGATTGGCCTTCGCCCGGACAGTATCACGACATCGCTACTCAGAATCACGTCTTCCAGGACACGGCTCTCGCTATCGGAGGCAACTTTACGCTCACGGAGCGCACCAAGGCGATGAAGGTCGACGGTATCCAGGCAATGTCGAGCTTGTTACCGATGCTGGGTGCAAAACCAATGCTCGGCCGCATCTTCCTTCCGGAGGAAGACCAGCCCGGCAAACCGGCAACCGTGGTGCTTACGTATGGCTTCTGGCAGCGTGAGTTCGCAGGCGACCCCAGCATTGTGGGGCGCGCAATCACACTTGACGGGGAACCGCATACGGTCGTTGGTGTTCTCTCGTCAGGTTTTCGTTTGAATCACGAGGCCCTTCCGACCATCTCCGGCATCGAAAAGCCTGAGTTCTTTATGCCGCTGGATGATGATGGGAAGAATCCCAGCAACTACGGCTCGGAGAACTACAACATCCTGGCGAGGGTCAAGCCCGGCGTCACGATGCAACAGGCGCAGTCCGACATCGACGTGATCGCCGGACGGCTTCGCCAGGAGAAACATCGCGATCGCTCTTTTACGATCAGTGTCGTTCCTCTCATAGAGCAGGTTGTTGGCAACGTACGCGCCGCAGTGCTGATTCTTTTCGGCGCAGTCGCACTGGTGCTGCTGATCGCATGCACCAACGTGGCAAATCTGTTGTTGTCACGGGCAGCAGTGCGGCAGCGTGAGATCGCCATCCGCGCGGCGCTCGGAGCAGGGCGTGTGCGGATGGTGCGCCAGCTCTTGACTGAGAGCATTTTGCTGAGCCTGATGGGTGGCGTCGCTGGACTCGCCATCTCTGCACTGAGCATCTTCATCGCACGCAAGATGCATCCGGGCAACATTCCGCGGCTCGAGGAACTCGGCATGGATTTCCGAGTGCTAGGCTTCACGCTTGTCATTTCACTTCTTACCGGAGTCCTCTTTGGTCTTGTGCCAGCTCTGCGAGCCTCGCGTGTCGATCTGACGGCAAATCTCAAGGCCGGCGGCAAGGGATCGCTCAGTGGGGGATTGAGTATCCGGCATGACAAAGTGCGTGGAACCCTGGTCATTGCTGAACTCGCCATCTCGCTGCCGCTCTTGGTCGGGGCAGGCTTGCTGGTGCGCAGCTTCGTGCGTCTTGCAAACGTGCCACCTGGATTCAACCCGCAACATGTGGTTTCGATGAACGTCGGTGCCTATGGGCCGAAATTCAAAGATCCCATCACGCGCGTTCAGTTCTATCAACAGTTGGCAAAGCGTGTCAGCCGCCTTCCAGGGGTCACAGCGACAGGTGCAGTCTCAGCGCTCCCGCTTACATCAACCGTCGGGTGGGGCGGTATGCACATCGAGGGCTATGTTCCGCCTGCCAATGAGCCCGAGTTGCAGGTTGATCAGCGATCGTCTACGCCACCCTATTTCAGCACAATGCAGATTCCGCTGATCCGCGGGCGCATGTTTGCTGAAACCGACACGGACAAGATGCCACCAGTCGCGATTATCGATCAAAAGATGGCTGATCGCTTCTGGACGCATGGCGATGCAATCGGCAAGCGGATCCGTCGAAGTGAGGATTCTCTGTGGATAACGGTTGTCGGCGTTGTTGGCGTTGTAAAAGAGTATGGACTCGACACCGATTCACGCATGGTTGTCTATTACCCGCACGCACAGGTCAGGAATGGATCCTTGTACGTCGTCGCACGGACCACATCGGATCCTGGCGCCACGACCGCCGCCATCATTCATCTAGTTAACGCCATCGATCCGGATGTACCGGTGTACGACGTCGTAACAATGGAACAGCGAGTCCAGGACTCCATGGCGCGCCAGCGCTTTGCCATGACCATGCTGTCCGGCTTTGCAGGCTTTGCCATGATTCTCGCCGTCATTGGCATTTACGGTGTGATGTCATTTCTGGTCACGCAAGGCACCGGCGACATTGCTATCCGTATGGCGCTCGGTGCACGTCGCGCAAGCATTCTTTCGCTGGTCTTCCAACAGGGGATGAGATTGGCTCTTGCAGGCGCCGTCGTCGGCCTCGTGGGCGCTTTCGGGCTGACCCGGATGATGAGCAGCCTGCTCTTCGATGTGACGCCCACGGATCCGTTTACGTTTCTCTCGGTGTTGAGTCTCCTGCTCGTTGTCGCACTGTCGGCGTGTCTGTTCCCAGCGGGTCGAGCCATGCGTATCGACCCCATGGTTGCGCTCCGAGCAGAGTAG